In Ktedonobacteraceae bacterium, one genomic interval encodes:
- the trxB gene encoding thioredoxin-disulfide reductase — protein sequence MAKIYDVIIIGSGPAGYTAGIYAARANLSVLMFQGYQVGGQLMLTSEVENYPGFEEGILGPPMMEKFEMQARRFGTEMIPEDVSAVDFSKRPFKVTADSGDYAARAIIIATGASAKWLGLPSETRLQGRGVSACATCDGFFFRNKDVVVVGGGDTALEEATFLTRYASHVTVIHRRDSLRASKIMQDRAFKNPKISFIWDTEVVEVLGDDAVNGVRLRNVKNGEENVLPAQGLFLAIGHEPNTGLFKGFIDMDEKGYIVPAEYTMTNIPGVFAAGDVTDHRYRQAVTAAGDGCRAAIDLERWLESQGEDVGVENWN from the coding sequence ATGGCAAAAATATATGACGTTATCATTATTGGTTCTGGGCCGGCTGGCTATACCGCGGGGATTTATGCCGCGCGCGCTAACCTGTCGGTGTTGATGTTTCAGGGCTACCAGGTAGGCGGGCAGTTGATGCTGACCAGCGAGGTAGAGAATTATCCGGGCTTTGAAGAGGGCATTCTGGGACCGCCGATGATGGAAAAATTCGAGATGCAGGCCAGGCGCTTCGGTACCGAGATGATCCCCGAAGATGTGAGCGCGGTCGACTTCAGTAAGCGGCCATTTAAAGTTACTGCCGATTCGGGCGATTATGCAGCTCGCGCCATCATTATTGCCACTGGAGCGAGCGCGAAATGGTTGGGCCTGCCAAGCGAGACTCGCTTGCAGGGACGCGGCGTCAGCGCCTGCGCGACCTGTGATGGATTTTTCTTCCGCAACAAGGATGTAGTAGTCGTCGGCGGCGGCGATACGGCGCTGGAAGAGGCGACGTTCCTGACGCGCTATGCCAGCCATGTCACGGTCATACATCGACGCGATAGCCTGCGCGCCAGCAAGATTATGCAGGACCGCGCCTTCAAGAATCCAAAGATCAGCTTTATCTGGGATACGGAAGTGGTTGAGGTCCTGGGCGATGATGCCGTGAACGGGGTACGACTGCGCAATGTGAAAAATGGCGAGGAAAATGTCCTGCCAGCGCAGGGGCTGTTCCTGGCGATTGGACACGAGCCGAATACCGGCCTGTTCAAGGGCTTCATCGACATGGATGAAAAGGGCTATATTGTTCCCGCTGAGTATACAATGACGAATATTCCCGGTGTCTTTGCCGCCGGTGATGTCACCGACCACCGCTATCGCCAGGCAGTTACCGCCGCGGGTGATGGTTGTCGCGCCGCCATCGATCTGGAACGCTGGCTCGAAAGCCAGGGCGAGGATGTCGGCGTAGAAAACTGGAACTAA
- a CDS encoding S9 family peptidase produces MTATRKLSYDDLWQFKEMGNIALSPDGRRVAFVMQSKDKAKDSRQNAIWLLHLDEHGYAVGTARQLTSGSKNDLNPTWAPDSLRLLFISNREEEKKQLWVINTDGGEACKLTNMLHGINEAAWSPDGQWIAFTAIAAPDDDDEILMGRKTLEGADKKKYEDAERYRQRIINKIWYRLDGRGIFENFSQLFVIPAPTADDITLDAAAVRRLTSGDYDHALPCWLPDSKEISVLCNRNEDRDRSLVTDVWLINRETGDAHCITDGALQIASYAWSPDGQRVILVADQDMRKGEVCNERLYLVAREGGKIETLADEIDNNAFPPTVSNFGLPGPYRPQWSRDGKYVYFLVNERGSANVYCLDMAQNASTRLTNDDYLTTHLSLLPNEQGLLLAQSHLLHPWEIYLLPLKGEDDEVRVSGEIEPLTHLHDRQLEQFVWSIPERITYAGANGDEIDGWIVRPIGAREGVRYPLLVSIHGGPHSTFTTGMSPFFQYLAAQGFASFYCNPHGSSGRGQDFMRQVVGDWGGWDFQDIMLGVDACIARGIADPERLVVTGYSYGGYMTMYVIGQTDRFKAAVPMAGISNLSSFVGTSDIGFWMVKEAQGYPWNPEREAYYRERSPLTYAARVTTPTCIIHPENDLRCPIEQSEQFYMALKMMGRVPVEFVRGPASWHMNTTKQSQFYGRWQTMLEWFLKYVEIRPEEYD; encoded by the coding sequence ATGACAGCAACCCGCAAACTTTCTTACGATGATCTCTGGCAATTTAAAGAAATGGGCAATATTGCACTTTCCCCGGATGGCAGGCGTGTCGCATTCGTGATGCAGAGCAAGGATAAAGCAAAAGATAGCAGGCAGAATGCCATCTGGCTGCTCCATCTCGATGAGCATGGATATGCAGTGGGAACGGCGCGCCAGCTGACAAGCGGCAGCAAAAATGACCTGAATCCCACCTGGGCACCCGATAGCCTGCGTCTGCTGTTCATTTCCAACCGCGAAGAAGAAAAGAAGCAATTATGGGTGATTAATACAGATGGCGGCGAGGCATGCAAACTCACGAATATGCTGCATGGAATCAACGAGGCTGCCTGGTCGCCTGATGGGCAGTGGATCGCTTTCACTGCCATTGCTGCTCCAGACGATGACGATGAGATTCTAATGGGGCGTAAAACGCTGGAGGGGGCCGATAAGAAGAAATACGAGGATGCGGAACGTTATCGCCAACGTATCATCAACAAAATCTGGTATCGCCTCGATGGACGCGGTATCTTTGAAAATTTCTCCCAGCTTTTTGTGATACCCGCGCCCACTGCTGACGATATTACGCTTGATGCGGCTGCCGTTCGACGCCTCACCTCCGGCGACTATGACCATGCCCTGCCGTGCTGGCTGCCCGATAGCAAAGAAATATCTGTATTATGCAACCGGAATGAAGATCGAGACCGCTCGCTGGTCACTGACGTGTGGCTAATCAACCGCGAGACGGGAGACGCTCATTGCATTACTGATGGTGCATTGCAGATAGCCAGCTATGCGTGGTCACCCGACGGTCAGCGCGTGATCCTGGTTGCCGATCAAGATATGCGCAAAGGAGAGGTTTGTAACGAGCGCCTGTATCTTGTGGCGCGCGAAGGCGGCAAGATCGAGACGCTGGCGGATGAAATTGATAATAACGCCTTTCCTCCAACCGTCTCCAATTTCGGACTGCCCGGCCCATACCGTCCACAATGGAGCAGGGATGGAAAATATGTCTATTTTCTCGTCAATGAACGTGGTTCTGCCAATGTCTATTGCCTGGATATGGCGCAAAATGCATCTACTCGCCTCACGAATGACGACTATCTGACCACCCACCTGTCTTTGCTGCCCAATGAGCAGGGGTTATTGTTGGCGCAGTCGCATCTGCTTCATCCATGGGAAATCTACCTGTTACCTCTAAAGGGCGAAGATGACGAAGTACGCGTATCCGGGGAGATAGAGCCTTTGACGCATCTTCACGACCGCCAGCTGGAGCAGTTTGTCTGGAGCATACCGGAGCGCATTACCTATGCGGGAGCCAATGGAGATGAAATCGATGGCTGGATTGTACGGCCAATCGGGGCGCGAGAGGGCGTGCGCTACCCTCTACTGGTGAGCATTCATGGCGGTCCACACAGCACATTCACTACAGGCATGAGTCCGTTCTTCCAGTACCTTGCTGCGCAGGGCTTTGCCAGTTTCTACTGTAACCCGCACGGCAGTAGCGGGCGCGGGCAGGACTTTATGCGCCAGGTGGTGGGCGACTGGGGCGGTTGGGATTTTCAAGATATCATGCTTGGCGTTGACGCATGTATTGCGCGCGGCATTGCGGACCCGGAGCGCCTTGTGGTAACCGGTTATAGCTACGGTGGCTACATGACCATGTATGTCATCGGACAGACTGACCGCTTCAAGGCCGCCGTTCCTATGGCCGGTATCTCCAACCTGTCCAGTTTCGTCGGCACCTCAGATATCGGCTTCTGGATGGTAAAGGAAGCGCAGGGCTATCCCTGGAACCCCGAACGCGAAGCCTATTACCGCGAGCGCTCGCCCCTCACTTACGCCGCGCGCGTCACCACGCCCACGTGTATCATCCATCCCGAAAATGACCTGCGCTGTCCCATCGAGCAGTCGGAACAGTTCTATATGGCGCTCAAGATGATGGGCAGGGTTCCCGTCGAGTTCGTGCGCGGCCCGGCCTCGTGGCACATGAATACCACAAAGCAAAGCCAGTTCTACGGACGGTGGCAAACGATGCTGGAATGGTTCTTGAAATATGTGGAGATTCGACCGGAGGAGTACGATTAA
- a CDS encoding S53 family peptidase: protein MTALEVEFVNAGTHRNTLFHNRPGHLVMAGLVLLFLLVPFLASCGPTAIEMVPVDLGIPQAALNSPVAGPLPDNTQLHVRVTFKVNQSIINKLEGQKGRPGQPSHLENLANQIGISDSTYQKIKDFFNLQGIALSLSKLRTNLSINAKASTFAKLLQTHFVVHKYNGRTFYAPATAPKLPKFIVDSMVAITGLDNYSPQPQHDMILSGFNLPRPNNHSRQDCYPLDQTLLPKDVAHAYGYDQLWAHGWHGENMTVNLVEIDGFYGSDVQNYFDCINFQGHLSIVNVDGAPTDALGETTLDIEMIAGLARSINIVDYQTDGNADYDIWSQVNDELQQIISDNTNNANAGSLVSISLGSTETDLTGNDRAAIDQSLQLLTNVEHMRVFIASGDCGAFTDGIYRSLSVSFPASDPWATAVGGTMLSIYQNQTRANEIAWSDSSNLSRCKNQWGTGGGNSEMYARPGWQSAAGVNNQYSDGNHRQIPDIAAAAYALAVYFQGQWGAVGGTSAAAPIWSAGLALVNEGLMQQIEKFTASPQMFYVVADNAGSLHPYFDVTRGNNLYYPATPGWDYTTGLGTPNLWDFYQVLYGQLAGR from the coding sequence ATGACTGCTTTGGAGGTTGAATTCGTGAATGCAGGGACGCATCGAAATACATTGTTCCACAATAGACCCGGTCATCTCGTAATGGCCGGGCTGGTCTTGCTCTTTTTGCTGGTTCCCTTTTTAGCCAGCTGCGGCCCAACGGCTATTGAGATGGTGCCGGTAGATTTAGGGATACCACAGGCGGCTCTCAACTCGCCGGTAGCAGGGCCCTTGCCCGATAATACGCAGTTGCATGTTCGGGTCACGTTCAAGGTGAATCAGAGCATCATCAATAAACTGGAAGGACAGAAAGGCCGCCCGGGACAACCTTCGCACCTGGAAAACCTGGCCAATCAAATCGGCATCAGTGACAGCACGTATCAGAAAATTAAAGACTTCTTTAACCTGCAAGGGATCGCGCTCAGCCTGAGCAAGCTGCGCACGAACCTTTCTATTAATGCCAAAGCCAGCACCTTTGCGAAGCTCTTGCAGACTCACTTTGTTGTGCATAAGTATAACGGTCGCACCTTCTACGCGCCTGCCACAGCGCCAAAACTGCCGAAGTTTATTGTGGACTCGATGGTGGCTATCACCGGGTTGGATAACTACAGCCCGCAACCACAGCACGATATGATTCTGTCGGGTTTCAATCTGCCGCGGCCCAACAACCACTCCAGGCAGGATTGTTATCCACTCGATCAAACATTGCTGCCGAAAGATGTGGCGCATGCTTATGGCTACGATCAGCTCTGGGCGCATGGATGGCACGGCGAAAATATGACGGTGAACCTTGTTGAGATAGACGGATTTTATGGTTCCGATGTTCAGAACTACTTCGACTGCATCAACTTCCAGGGGCACTTGAGCATTGTCAACGTGGATGGCGCTCCTACCGATGCCCTGGGAGAAACGACGCTGGATATCGAAATGATAGCAGGACTCGCGCGCTCGATCAATATCGTTGACTATCAAACGGATGGCAACGCCGATTATGACATCTGGTCGCAGGTCAACGACGAGCTCCAGCAAATCATCAGTGATAACACGAATAATGCGAATGCGGGTAGTTTAGTGAGCATCAGCCTTGGCTCAACCGAGACCGATCTGACAGGCAACGACCGTGCCGCAATTGATCAGAGCCTGCAATTGCTCACGAACGTGGAGCACATGCGAGTTTTTATTGCCAGTGGCGACTGTGGAGCCTTTACAGATGGAATTTACAGGAGCCTCTCAGTAAGTTTCCCTGCCAGCGATCCCTGGGCAACGGCGGTCGGTGGCACAATGCTTAGCATCTACCAGAATCAGACCCGCGCCAATGAAATTGCCTGGTCCGATTCTTCGAATCTTTCCCGCTGTAAAAACCAGTGGGGTACCGGCGGCGGCAACAGCGAGATGTATGCTCGCCCGGGCTGGCAGAGCGCGGCAGGAGTCAATAATCAGTATTCGGATGGCAACCATCGCCAGATTCCAGATATCGCCGCGGCCGCCTACGCGCTGGCCGTGTACTTTCAGGGACAATGGGGAGCAGTTGGTGGTACCAGTGCTGCCGCGCCAATCTGGTCGGCGGGCCTGGCGCTGGTCAATGAAGGCTTGATGCAGCAAATTGAGAAATTTACTGCATCCCCACAGATGTTCTATGTCGTTGCTGATAATGCCGGCAGCCTGCATCCCTACTTCGATGTGACGCGTGGCAATAACCTCTATTATCCCGCGACTCCGGGCTGGGATTATACAACTGGGCTTGGCACGCCGAACCTGTGGGATTTCTACCAGGTACTCTACGGTCAACTGGCGGGTCGATGA
- a CDS encoding MFS transporter, translating into MDVTENPGGVAISPPGTATQRRVSLFDQININVFWIANNFHWQALLAIVIPSMVVYFLGNANKDINLALVVVWGTLVAFVVNPLVGAISDYATFRIGRRRPFLIIGTILNVIVLVLFAFSPFWFSSTGLLVTFILLFLLLQFSNNFANAPWGAIIADKVPQNQRGVTAGLFGLFTLLGTILGSVVAGIIVNKNNPLPVYRNGIVEIFLLIAVVQIVFVAYTALTVKETPLPLREGRTFQLSTALKRFFFKPSRYPDLSWVLLARLLVMMGIWGVFYFLQYYFDDVLGGPGVKTIIFGSQFSGEQFSGTLFLPILLVAALPTSIIAGWISDRIGRKGLVYLSGTMMTVVCLIFILFQSQYGALIAGIFFGIGYGAYTSVDWALAADALPPTDEAGKFLGIWSAMGILPQVIGITIGALILQALRSLPNHFGYTSLFLVTIVYFALGTLVIYQVKGVK; encoded by the coding sequence ATGGATGTTACCGAGAATCCAGGCGGGGTTGCGATTAGCCCTCCCGGAACCGCAACGCAGCGGCGCGTTTCCCTCTTCGACCAGATCAACATCAATGTCTTCTGGATTGCCAACAATTTTCACTGGCAGGCATTGCTCGCCATCGTCATTCCCAGTATGGTGGTCTACTTCCTGGGCAATGCCAACAAGGACATCAACCTGGCGCTGGTCGTCGTGTGGGGCACGCTTGTTGCTTTCGTCGTCAACCCGCTGGTCGGAGCCATCTCCGACTATGCCACCTTCCGCATCGGGCGCCGCCGTCCCTTTTTAATTATCGGTACTATTCTCAACGTCATCGTACTGGTATTGTTCGCGTTCTCCCCATTCTGGTTTTCGTCTACGGGGCTTCTTGTTACCTTTATTCTCCTGTTCTTATTGTTACAGTTTAGCAACAACTTCGCCAATGCTCCCTGGGGAGCGATCATCGCCGACAAAGTCCCGCAGAATCAACGCGGCGTAACAGCCGGACTCTTTGGCCTCTTCACTCTGCTTGGCACGATTCTGGGCTCGGTAGTGGCCGGTATTATCGTCAACAAGAACAATCCCCTCCCTGTGTATCGCAACGGAATCGTAGAAATCTTCTTGCTCATCGCGGTTGTGCAAATCGTTTTTGTTGCCTATACAGCGCTCACCGTCAAAGAGACGCCATTGCCTTTAAGGGAGGGCAGAACGTTTCAACTGAGCACTGCCCTTAAGAGGTTTTTCTTCAAACCTTCGCGCTATCCAGACCTCTCGTGGGTGTTGCTCGCGCGCCTGCTGGTGATGATGGGAATCTGGGGTGTCTTCTACTTTCTCCAGTATTATTTCGATGACGTGCTGGGAGGGCCTGGGGTGAAGACTATCATCTTCGGCTCGCAATTCTCCGGCGAGCAATTCTCCGGCACGTTGTTCCTGCCCATCCTGCTCGTAGCTGCGCTGCCCACCTCGATTATCGCAGGTTGGATCTCCGATCGTATAGGACGCAAAGGGCTGGTCTACCTTTCGGGCACGATGATGACGGTTGTCTGCCTCATCTTTATCCTCTTTCAAAGTCAATATGGAGCATTAATCGCCGGTATCTTCTTCGGTATTGGCTATGGGGCGTATACCAGTGTAGACTGGGCGCTGGCGGCCGACGCCTTACCACCAACCGATGAGGCGGGTAAATTCCTGGGCATCTGGTCGGCGATGGGCATTCTACCACAGGTTATCGGCATTACTATCGGCGCGCTCATCCTGCAAGCCTTGCGCAGTCTGCCCAATCACTTCGGCTACACCTCGCTTTTCCTGGTGACGATTGTGTACTTTGCGCTGGGAACGCTGGTGATTTACCAGGTGAAAGGCGTGAAGTAG
- a CDS encoding class I fructose-bisphosphate aldolase, translated as MNDRVREILSWYASENPGVRANLARMLNHGRLAGTGKMVILPVDQGFEHGPARSFAPNPAGYDPRYFFQLAIEAGCNAYAAPLGLLEAGVSDYVGEVPLILKCNNHDLLHDDKDPISAITAGVGDALRLGCAAVGFTIYPGSAQATTMYEELRELAEEAKASGLAVVVWSYPRGSGLSKEGETAVDVVAYAAQIAAQLGADIIKVKLPSAKVELAEAQKVYQKYEIPISTLAERVHHVVQSAFDGRRIVIFSGGTYAADEEFFEEARAIRDGGGFGSIIGRNSFQRKKDDAIKFLSTVMGIYEGSIK; from the coding sequence ATGAACGACCGGGTTCGTGAAATTTTAAGCTGGTACGCCAGCGAAAATCCAGGTGTGCGAGCCAATCTCGCGCGTATGCTGAATCATGGCCGGCTGGCAGGCACCGGAAAAATGGTCATCCTGCCTGTAGACCAGGGCTTTGAACATGGCCCGGCGCGTAGTTTCGCGCCCAACCCCGCCGGTTATGACCCGCGCTATTTTTTCCAGCTTGCTATTGAAGCGGGCTGCAATGCCTATGCCGCTCCACTGGGTTTGTTGGAAGCCGGTGTCTCCGATTACGTCGGCGAAGTGCCCTTGATTCTGAAGTGCAACAACCACGACCTGTTGCACGATGACAAAGACCCCATTTCAGCGATTACTGCCGGTGTTGGCGATGCGCTGCGCCTGGGCTGTGCCGCCGTCGGTTTCACCATCTACCCCGGCTCCGCCCAGGCTACCACCATGTACGAGGAACTGCGCGAACTGGCCGAGGAAGCCAAGGCCAGCGGACTCGCGGTCGTCGTCTGGTCGTACCCGCGCGGCAGCGGCCTGAGCAAAGAGGGCGAGACGGCGGTTGATGTCGTAGCCTATGCCGCCCAGATCGCGGCCCAACTGGGCGCGGATATCATCAAGGTCAAACTGCCCAGCGCGAAAGTGGAACTGGCGGAAGCGCAAAAAGTCTACCAGAAGTATGAAATCCCCATTTCGACCCTGGCCGAGCGAGTCCACCATGTCGTGCAGAGCGCGTTCGACGGGCGCAGGATCGTCATTTTCTCCGGCGGGACGTATGCCGCCGACGAGGAGTTCTTCGAGGAAGCCCGAGCCATTCGCGATGGCGGCGGTTTCGGCTCCATCATTGGCCGCAACTCGTTCCAGCGCAAGAAGGACGACGCGATCAAGTTCCTCAGCACCGTTATGGGCATCTACGAGGGGTCAATTAAGTAA
- a CDS encoding APC family permease yields the protein MAQESVAQESSHSTKGDEHSSDRNLLGPILCWAVVFADIGTSVYYTPGILYGTVGRLAGFFVFLTMTVFVLLTLKYAEVTERFPQGGGVVTVAAQAINHWVGALGGMFILVDYFLTAAISSLSGMLYLSVVIPAMGPFALEITIVILVLLGILNWVGVSESAKVSLVGAIIAFLSDIAILVTVFTHISLPEFFALFGSMFAHDALTPVSLLTGFAGSFLAFSGLESISQLSPVMKTPRKRVAGIALLLVVLTIGLTSPLLTMLSTLLLPKSVVDSPVLSAQVISLLGGKWGGIILQTEVAISASALLVFASNTAIIGSYHVFMALSRMEFFPAFVLKRNKLRGTPHYSIALATGVPIAVLIIVRGNINILGDMYAFGLLGAFTLTCLGLDIVRRRERKMAREIARHLPPTDGNTQASTEDVVNKARKLSEEYTHSNGSEAAKGVEPDTIAIMAAPTRSWRIRLHNLWYNLDFWLGVLTTLLVATAWCTNLVAKPLATAFGGTVAGIGMLVAYINYSQHRRAGRLPVVTTGIEGRLPGSIMAVLTANNGQNEAVIRTALNEADGHPVVFLYVGKSRPGRMPSMFEVYDPYLDDQQAKEYFGKAEHLAQRAKVPTRYVYRQEEPGTVASVWQIVHPHDTVVAAKNTSEIEDVNPDRIRYDVTPDGKVAHLLKSW from the coding sequence ATGGCACAGGAATCTGTGGCGCAGGAATCATCGCATTCGACGAAAGGGGACGAGCATAGCTCAGATAGAAATCTGCTCGGTCCCATTCTTTGTTGGGCAGTAGTCTTTGCGGATATAGGTACTTCCGTTTACTATACCCCTGGTATCCTCTATGGAACAGTAGGGAGACTGGCCGGTTTTTTTGTTTTCCTGACGATGACCGTATTTGTATTGCTCACTTTAAAGTATGCAGAGGTCACCGAGCGTTTCCCACAGGGTGGCGGTGTGGTGACAGTAGCGGCTCAGGCCATTAATCACTGGGTTGGCGCCCTGGGTGGCATGTTCATCCTGGTTGATTACTTCCTGACTGCCGCTATCAGCAGCCTTTCAGGAATGTTGTACTTGAGCGTAGTAATACCGGCCATGGGTCCATTCGCGCTGGAGATTACCATTGTTATTCTGGTTTTATTAGGTATTCTCAACTGGGTGGGGGTGAGCGAGAGCGCGAAAGTGAGCCTGGTTGGTGCTATCATAGCCTTCTTAAGTGATATCGCAATCCTTGTCACAGTGTTTACTCATATTTCTCTACCGGAGTTTTTCGCGCTATTCGGTTCGATGTTTGCACATGATGCGCTCACGCCGGTCTCTCTCCTGACCGGATTTGCGGGTTCGTTCCTCGCGTTTTCAGGTCTTGAGAGTATTTCGCAGCTTTCCCCGGTCATGAAGACTCCTCGCAAGAGGGTGGCAGGAATCGCACTCCTGCTCGTTGTTTTGACCATCGGGTTGACCAGCCCACTGCTGACTATGCTCTCAACGTTGTTATTGCCGAAGAGCGTCGTTGATAGTCCAGTACTATCCGCGCAAGTCATCTCTTTGCTTGGCGGCAAATGGGGAGGAATCATCCTACAGACGGAAGTGGCTATTAGCGCGAGTGCGCTCCTGGTTTTTGCCAGCAATACGGCCATTATTGGCTCCTATCACGTGTTTATGGCCCTTTCGCGCATGGAATTCTTTCCAGCATTTGTACTCAAACGTAATAAGTTACGCGGTACTCCTCACTACTCCATTGCCCTGGCCACAGGCGTTCCTATCGCGGTACTCATCATCGTGAGAGGCAATATTAACATCCTGGGTGACATGTATGCTTTTGGTCTGCTTGGGGCTTTCACTCTTACCTGTCTCGGCCTGGATATTGTACGCCGGCGCGAACGCAAGATGGCGCGGGAAATAGCCAGGCACTTACCCCCCACTGATGGGAATACACAGGCATCCACCGAAGACGTAGTCAACAAGGCCAGGAAATTAAGTGAGGAATATACACATTCTAATGGTTCCGAAGCCGCGAAAGGAGTTGAGCCGGATACTATCGCGATTATGGCCGCTCCAACACGTTCGTGGCGAATAAGGCTGCATAATCTCTGGTACAATCTCGATTTCTGGCTAGGCGTGCTCACCACGCTGCTGGTAGCCACAGCATGGTGTACCAATTTAGTCGCAAAACCGCTTGCGACGGCATTTGGCGGGACTGTAGCAGGTATAGGAATGCTTGTGGCCTACATCAACTATTCGCAGCATAGGAGGGCCGGGCGTTTGCCTGTTGTTACCACCGGTATCGAGGGCCGTTTGCCGGGTTCTATTATGGCTGTGCTGACGGCAAACAATGGGCAAAATGAGGCAGTGATACGGACGGCCCTTAACGAAGCGGATGGTCATCCTGTCGTCTTCCTGTATGTCGGCAAGAGCAGGCCAGGTCGAATGCCCAGCATGTTCGAGGTGTACGACCCTTATCTTGATGACCAGCAGGCGAAAGAATATTTCGGTAAAGCCGAACACCTGGCGCAACGCGCGAAAGTTCCAACTCGTTATGTGTACCGGCAGGAGGAGCCGGGCACTGTTGCCAGTGTCTGGCAGATAGTTCATCCTCACGATACAGTCGTCGCGGCCAAAAATACGTCGGAAATTGAGGATGTCAATCCTGACCGTATCCGCTACGATGTCACGCCCGATGGCAAAGTTGCACACCTTTTGAAGTCCTGGTGA
- a CDS encoding protein kinase — MADRTNQRLGNYHIVRLIGRGGFAEVYLAEHIYLKTQVAIKLLQTRVSSEDDMKGFLQEAQTIARLIHPNIVRVTDFGVDGETPYLVMDYASNGTLRQRHPKGSVLPLPTIVTYVKQVAVALQYAHDEKLIHRDIKPENMLLGRKNEILLSDFGVALVAQSSRYQNTQDVVGTVAYMSPEQIQGKPRPASDQYSLGVVVYEWLSGDRPFHGSFTELCTQHMFAAPPPLREKVPAIHPLVEQVVSMALAKDYKQRFGSVQAFANALEQASKIEQSSETYVKAPTPPPPPKPVSSVPPTLAASPSASLQSSIPPQQSTPIPPPPPPVSGYSYPSYPSYSPQQYASYPQQDAQRPTRQSPAQKVKIWSIGLRQVIAMLIGTALFTVAGYAIDTLYVHTGSSSSSTLFNPIFPSLSGSFLGYLTLGGLLNGLIFVIPLFFAVEFGPWVGIIVAAGGSWLADTISTYRDYFGLQWYWYVAIAVLGFVAGLSLAITRGRYNKLSSFFIALFMSAVAIFLYFLIGIFGDSRIYSYLQSSFGPELVGLTLNTIVSLIPLLILLLIYNAVTGKMRQVAQKE, encoded by the coding sequence ATGGCGGACCGGACAAACCAGCGGCTTGGCAACTACCACATCGTTCGCCTCATCGGGCGCGGTGGATTCGCCGAAGTCTATCTCGCCGAGCATATCTACCTCAAAACGCAGGTCGCCATCAAGCTACTACAGACGCGGGTATCGAGCGAAGACGATATGAAAGGCTTCCTTCAAGAGGCCCAGACCATTGCTCGCCTGATTCATCCCAATATCGTGCGCGTCACCGACTTCGGTGTGGATGGTGAAACACCCTATCTCGTTATGGACTATGCGTCCAATGGCACGTTACGCCAGCGCCACCCAAAAGGCTCGGTTCTGCCGCTGCCCACGATTGTAACCTATGTGAAACAGGTAGCAGTAGCCCTGCAATACGCGCATGACGAAAAGCTGATCCATCGCGATATAAAACCAGAAAACATGCTGCTTGGGCGAAAAAACGAAATTTTGTTGAGTGATTTTGGTGTGGCCCTGGTCGCTCAAAGTTCGCGTTACCAGAATACGCAGGATGTAGTGGGAACAGTCGCCTACATGTCTCCAGAACAGATTCAGGGGAAACCGCGACCGGCGAGCGATCAGTATTCCCTGGGCGTTGTCGTCTACGAATGGCTGAGTGGAGACCGTCCCTTTCATGGCTCATTTACCGAGTTATGCACGCAGCATATGTTTGCCGCGCCCCCACCGTTGCGGGAGAAGGTTCCGGCAATTCATCCACTCGTTGAGCAGGTCGTATCTATGGCACTCGCAAAAGACTACAAGCAGCGCTTTGGGAGCGTGCAGGCGTTTGCCAATGCGCTGGAGCAGGCGAGCAAAATAGAGCAATCAAGCGAAACATATGTGAAAGCTCCAACTCCGCCACCCCCTCCTAAGCCAGTATCATCTGTTCCACCAACCTTAGCCGCATCTCCCTCAGCGTCGCTACAATCCTCTATTCCCCCGCAGCAATCCACCCCTATTCCACCACCTCCACCACCGGTATCGGGTTATTCCTACCCATCTTATCCTTCTTATTCACCTCAGCAATATGCATCCTATCCGCAGCAGGATGCGCAGAGGCCAACCCGGCAGTCACCTGCTCAGAAGGTGAAAATATGGAGCATTGGCTTGCGACAGGTTATTGCAATGCTCATAGGAACAGCGCTCTTTACTGTCGCCGGCTATGCTATCGACACCCTTTATGTCCATACTGGCTCAAGTTCGTCATCCACACTGTTCAATCCTATTTTCCCATCATTATCGGGAAGCTTTTTGGGCTACTTAACCCTGGGTGGTCTCCTGAATGGACTGATTTTCGTCATTCCCCTGTTCTTTGCTGTAGAGTTTGGCCCGTGGGTTGGAATCATTGTAGCAGCAGGTGGGAGCTGGCTTGCCGATACTATCTCTACCTACCGCGACTACTTTGGCCTGCAGTGGTACTGGTACGTGGCGATTGCTGTTCTGGGTTTCGTCGCGGGGCTCTCTCTGGCCATCACTCGGGGCCGCTACAACAAACTCAGTAGTTTTTTTATTGCCCTGTTTATGAGCGCAGTCGCCATATTTCTTTATTTCCTTATAGGTATTTTCGGCGACAGTAGAATCTATTCATACCTCCAAAGCAGCTTTGGACCCGAATTAGTCGGCCTCACTCTGAATACTATAGTAAGCCTGATACCACTGCTTATCCTGCTCCTGATTTACAACGCGGTAACCGGGAAGATGAGGCAAGTTGCCCAAAAGGAATAA